One Loxodonta africana isolate mLoxAfr1 chromosome 4, mLoxAfr1.hap2, whole genome shotgun sequence genomic region harbors:
- the C1QL3 gene encoding complement C1q-like protein 3, protein MVLLLVILIPVLVSSAGTSAHYEMLGTCRMVCDPYGGTKAPSTAATPDRGLMQSLPTFIQGPKGEAGRPGKAGPRGPPGEPGPPGPVGPPGEKGEPGRQGLPGPPGAPGLNAAGAISAATYSTVPKIAFYAGLKRQHEGYEVLKFDDVVTNLGNHYDPTTGKFTCSIPGIYFFTYHVLMRGGDGTSMWADLCKNNQVRASAIAQDADQNYDYASNSVVLHLEPGDEVYIKLDGGKAHGGNNNKYSTFSGFIIYAD, encoded by the exons ATGGTGCTGCTACTGGTCATCCTCATCCCGGTGCTGGTGAGCTCCGCCGGCACGTCGGCGCACTACGAGATGCTGGGTACCTGCCGCATGGTCTGCGACCCCTACGGGGGCACCAAGGCGCCCAGCACAGCCGCCACGCCCGACCGTGGCCTCATGCAGTCCCTGCCCACCTTCATCCAGGGGCCCAAAGGCGAAGCGGGTCGGCCTGGGAAGGCGGGCCCGCGTGGGCCCCCGGGTGAGCCTGGGCCACCGGGCCCCGTGGGGCCTCCGGGGGAGAAGGGCGAGCCGGGACGCCAAGGCCTGCCAGGCCCGCCCGGGGCGCCCGGCCTGAACGCGGCCGGGGCCATCAGCGCCGCCACCTACAGCACGGTGCCCAAGATCGCCTTCTACGCTGGCCTCAAGCGGCAGCACGAAGGCTATGAGGTGCTCAAGTTCGACGACGTGGTCACCAACCTTGGTAACCACTACGACCCCACTACAGGCAAGTTCACCTGCTCCATCCCGGGCATCTACTTCTTCACCTACCACGTCCTGATGCGCGGAGGGGACGGCACCAGCATGTGGGCTGATCTCTGCAAAAACAACCAG GTGCGGGCTAGTGCAATTGCCCAAGATGCTGATCAGAATTACGACTATGCCAGTAACAGTGTTGTCCTTCATTTGGAGCCAGGAGATGAAGTCTATATCAAATTAGATGGTGGGAAAGCTCATggcggcaacaacaacaaatacagcaCATTTTCTGGATTTATTATTTATGCTGACTGA